Proteins from a genomic interval of Flammeovirgaceae bacterium SG7u.111:
- a CDS encoding alpha-L-fucosidase: MKKHFTILTILALLLSIGWGKQKANAQQITDEERMEWWTDARFGMFIHWGIYSVPAGFYKGEAQTNSAEWIMNKGKIPLREYEKFSDLFNPTQFDAKTFVGLAKEAGMKYMVITSKHHDGFSMFDSKSNPFNVVDATPFGRDVLKELAEECAKQDIKFGFYYSQAQDWSHPGGLGNNWDKKMQRVSADVYVREKALPEVRQLLTEYGKIAIFWWDTPRKMTKEVIDSLYHITTDLQPAIITNDRLGDDYPGDHKTYERHLPKQKPEAPYWEICQPISGSWGYRSDDQKFKPVSTLLRNLADASSMGGNYLLNVSPTSLGTLAPTAVNNLKEVGAWMNKNSEAIYETEASPCGKPDWGYVTMKTVGGKTNLYLHVFDWPADGNLLVPIKNKAQKAYLLANKNKAFKTKAGKDGLVVSLTGTASDPINSVVVLQLAGKPNAIPPKPFGQNEEGIVAFYTERAQFQNLQGPGARYNSSKDCVGSWNSETAVVYWNFSIEKPGKFKAAAMTAGLEDTEFTVEINGQTKTVKIPKTGGYDKFESLEIGDFEINKSGDYKITFKPVAGAWNPINLKEVVMKPVN, translated from the coding sequence ATGAAAAAACACTTCACAATACTTACGATTTTAGCCTTACTCCTCAGCATTGGTTGGGGCAAACAAAAGGCGAACGCACAGCAAATCACAGACGAAGAACGCATGGAGTGGTGGACCGATGCCCGTTTCGGTATGTTCATCCACTGGGGGATTTACTCCGTACCAGCCGGATTTTACAAAGGTGAGGCACAAACCAACTCTGCCGAGTGGATCATGAACAAAGGCAAAATTCCTTTGAGAGAATACGAGAAATTTTCCGACCTGTTTAACCCAACTCAGTTCGATGCCAAAACATTTGTTGGATTGGCAAAGGAAGCAGGCATGAAATACATGGTCATTACCTCTAAGCACCACGATGGTTTTTCCATGTTCGATTCAAAATCCAATCCTTTCAATGTGGTAGATGCAACGCCATTTGGGCGAGATGTGCTCAAAGAACTCGCCGAGGAATGTGCCAAGCAGGATATCAAATTCGGGTTTTATTATTCCCAAGCACAAGACTGGAGTCACCCAGGAGGGCTGGGAAATAACTGGGACAAAAAGATGCAGCGGGTAAGCGCCGATGTATATGTACGGGAAAAAGCACTTCCCGAGGTAAGGCAATTGCTGACTGAATATGGAAAAATCGCCATTTTTTGGTGGGATACTCCTCGGAAAATGACCAAAGAGGTGATCGATAGTTTGTACCATATCACTACCGATTTGCAGCCAGCTATCATTACCAACGACCGATTGGGCGATGACTATCCGGGCGATCATAAAACCTACGAGCGCCATTTGCCTAAGCAAAAACCCGAAGCACCCTATTGGGAAATTTGCCAGCCGATAAGTGGCAGTTGGGGCTACCGCAGCGATGACCAAAAGTTTAAACCTGTTTCCACCCTGCTCAGAAACTTGGCAGATGCCAGCAGCATGGGTGGAAATTACCTGTTAAATGTGAGCCCAACTTCTTTGGGAACTTTAGCCCCCACAGCCGTGAACAATTTGAAAGAAGTTGGCGCTTGGATGAATAAAAACAGCGAAGCTATTTACGAAACAGAGGCAAGCCCATGTGGCAAACCCGATTGGGGATATGTTACCATGAAAACAGTTGGCGGCAAAACCAATTTGTATCTCCACGTGTTCGACTGGCCAGCCGATGGTAACCTCCTTGTACCCATAAAAAATAAAGCACAAAAAGCGTATTTATTAGCCAATAAAAACAAGGCTTTCAAAACGAAAGCTGGCAAAGACGGGTTGGTGGTAAGCCTAACGGGCACGGCCTCCGATCCAATTAACTCGGTGGTGGTGCTTCAGTTGGCGGGCAAGCCAAATGCAATTCCCCCGAAACCTTTTGGGCAAAATGAGGAAGGCATTGTAGCTTTTTATACAGAGCGTGCACAATTCCAAAACTTGCAAGGGCCGGGCGCTCGCTACAACAGCTCGAAAGACTGCGTGGGAAGTTGGAATAGCGAAACAGCTGTGGTGTACTGGAATTTTTCCATAGAAAAACCGGGTAAGTTCAAGGCGGCGGCAATGACTGCTGGCCTGGAAGATACGGAGTTTACCGTGGAAATAAATGGGCAAACAAAAACGGTGAAAATTCCAAAAACTGGAGGTTACGACAAATTTGAATCTTTAGAAATTGGCGATTTTGAAATAAATAAATCAGGTGATTATAAAATCACTTTTAAGCCAGTTGCGGGAGCTTGGAATCCTATCAACTTGAAGGAAGTGGTGATGAAGCCCGTCAACTAA
- a CDS encoding glycosyl hydrolase family 28 protein: MKRSIGFYTNCRNTTVLLFSIGILAFSACTKQKVKVYPAPEGVELSKAFAVEVEGQAVPVYKTKIPPSEPIPRLNHSRKIFGFASFASFDMKEKVEVKITYPEAVSSVKILPTSYGIEAKFDGNDISFSVDNPGNLTIEVNGDWHESLHIFANPFEENIPDPESSDVIYFGPGVHDVTSVALEDGQTVYIAGGAYLRCGMEKDEKKVEIRGSEKNLPTFFMEGKNITIRGRGIIDQSAIPRARRRHTIFAQHSKNITIEGVTICDPSHWTVPIQSSDDIHVDNIKILGWRGNADGVDISNSRNALVENCFFRTLDDAVVIKSFEGRGEVKNIHTRKCVVWNELAHSLSIGAEICENVSDILFEDCDIIHDVGRETALRVYHCDDAVISNVTFENIRIEEARRLISCWIGKTRWTETEERGNVRNVIFKDITAISAPIDTTLTGFQDGTDWKPYIIRDHASMELVGFDKDHTVEGVYFENVVLDGKKVVAEQVTMNDFVKDVRFE; encoded by the coding sequence ATGAAGCGTAGTATTGGGTTTTATACAAATTGTCGAAATACAACAGTACTTCTTTTTTCAATAGGAATTCTGGCTTTTAGTGCGTGTACAAAGCAAAAGGTAAAAGTATATCCAGCACCGGAGGGCGTTGAGCTATCCAAAGCTTTCGCTGTGGAAGTAGAGGGGCAGGCAGTGCCTGTTTATAAAACAAAAATCCCACCATCAGAACCGATACCTCGCCTAAATCACTCGCGCAAAATATTCGGATTTGCTTCATTCGCTTCTTTCGATATGAAGGAAAAAGTGGAGGTTAAAATCACTTATCCTGAGGCGGTTAGTTCTGTGAAAATATTGCCGACGTCCTATGGGATTGAAGCAAAATTTGATGGGAATGACATATCGTTTTCTGTAGATAACCCAGGCAACCTGACCATTGAAGTGAATGGAGATTGGCATGAATCGTTGCATATTTTTGCCAATCCTTTTGAAGAAAATATTCCTGACCCAGAAAGTTCTGATGTCATTTATTTTGGTCCAGGAGTCCATGATGTAACCAGTGTGGCACTAGAGGATGGTCAAACAGTTTATATAGCTGGGGGGGCTTATCTCCGCTGTGGAATGGAGAAGGATGAGAAGAAGGTAGAAATACGTGGGTCAGAAAAGAACTTACCTACCTTTTTTATGGAAGGAAAAAACATCACTATCCGTGGGAGGGGCATTATTGACCAGTCTGCTATTCCAAGGGCGCGCAGAAGGCACACCATATTTGCCCAGCATTCTAAGAACATAACTATTGAAGGGGTAACTATCTGCGATCCCAGCCACTGGACCGTTCCGATTCAGAGTTCCGATGATATTCATGTTGATAATATCAAAATCCTTGGCTGGAGAGGAAATGCGGACGGGGTTGATATTTCTAATTCAAGAAATGCTTTAGTGGAGAACTGCTTTTTTCGCACCCTTGACGACGCCGTGGTGATCAAATCTTTTGAAGGGCGTGGGGAGGTAAAAAACATCCATACCCGAAAGTGTGTGGTCTGGAACGAACTTGCCCATTCTTTGAGCATCGGGGCTGAAATATGTGAAAATGTCAGTGATATACTTTTTGAAGACTGCGATATTATCCATGATGTTGGGCGGGAAACGGCACTTCGAGTTTACCATTGCGATGATGCGGTCATCAGTAACGTAACATTTGAGAATATCCGAATAGAGGAAGCCCGCAGGTTAATATCTTGTTGGATTGGGAAGACGAGATGGACAGAAACAGAAGAACGGGGCAACGTCAGAAATGTGATTTTCAAAGACATCACAGCCATTTCCGCACCTATCGATACAACCCTCACTGGATTTCAGGATGGCACAGATTGGAAACCGTATATCATTCGCGATCATGCGAGTATGGAGCTGGTAGGATTTGATAAAGACCACACTGTAGAGGGTGTGTATTTTGAAAATGTGGTTCTAGACGGAAAGAAAGTTGTCGCTGAGCAGGTAACGATGAACGATTTTGTAAAAGATGTTCGGTTTGAATGA
- a CDS encoding FAD-dependent oxidoreductase, producing MKRYVLPFLLILATVVACTTTKTEKPSDSDVVIYGGTSAAITAAVQLAQMDKSVIIVCPETHIGGLSASGLGFTDVGDKSVIGGLSREFYHRVYLHYQKEDAWNWQPKNEYGNEGQGTTAINDSMQTMWTFEPHVAEGIFEAFIAENRITVLRDEWLDRENGVEVVDGKIKSITMLSGKKFEAEIFMDATYEGDLMAAAGVTYTIGREANSVYGETWNGVQTNEFHHSHNFQQLNISPYVIPGDSTSGVLPRISTDPPGEKGSGDKRIQAYNYRLCTTNAEGNVVPFEKPENYDSTQYELLRRVFRGGRTSMFGGGKIPNKKRDVNNVGPFSSDNIGMNYEYPEASYEKRKEILEEHINYHKGLLYFWTHDESVPERLRENIKKWGLAKDEFVDNGHWPYQIYVREARRMVGEFVMTDNEILGKKPVEKSIGMGSYAMDSHNTQRYITAEGYVQNEGDLGVEPGQPYQIHLGTILPKKEECKNLIVLTAISSSHIAFGSIRMEPVFMVLGQSAGMLAGMAVDANKDIHDIEYEQLRSRLLEAEQVLN from the coding sequence ATGAAAAGATATGTACTGCCATTCTTGCTGATTTTGGCAACTGTTGTTGCTTGTACTACTACCAAGACTGAAAAACCGTCTGATTCAGATGTGGTGATCTATGGAGGGACTTCGGCAGCCATCACGGCTGCGGTGCAGCTTGCGCAGATGGACAAATCAGTCATCATCGTTTGCCCCGAGACACATATTGGCGGACTTTCGGCAAGTGGGCTAGGGTTCACCGATGTAGGCGATAAAAGCGTAATTGGCGGGCTTTCTCGTGAGTTTTACCATCGTGTGTATTTGCATTACCAAAAAGAGGACGCATGGAATTGGCAGCCGAAGAATGAATACGGCAACGAGGGGCAAGGAACTACGGCGATCAACGACAGCATGCAAACCATGTGGACATTTGAGCCGCATGTGGCAGAAGGAATTTTTGAGGCATTTATAGCTGAAAATAGGATCACTGTTTTGCGTGATGAGTGGCTCGACCGAGAAAATGGGGTAGAAGTAGTGGATGGGAAAATCAAGTCCATCACTATGTTGAGTGGGAAGAAATTTGAAGCGGAAATTTTCATGGATGCCACGTACGAGGGCGATTTGATGGCTGCCGCTGGCGTCACTTATACCATAGGGCGAGAAGCCAACAGTGTGTATGGCGAAACTTGGAACGGTGTGCAAACCAACGAATTTCACCATAGCCATAATTTCCAGCAGCTTAACATTAGCCCTTATGTAATCCCCGGCGATTCTACAAGCGGCGTATTGCCCCGTATTTCTACAGACCCTCCTGGGGAAAAAGGGTCTGGCGACAAGCGCATTCAGGCGTATAATTACCGCCTGTGCACCACCAATGCTGAAGGCAACGTAGTGCCTTTTGAGAAACCAGAAAATTACGATTCTACGCAGTATGAATTATTGAGAAGGGTATTCAGAGGTGGCCGGACTTCTATGTTTGGAGGTGGAAAAATTCCCAATAAAAAAAGGGATGTAAACAATGTAGGCCCTTTTAGCTCCGACAACATCGGGATGAACTACGAATACCCAGAAGCCTCTTACGAAAAAAGGAAAGAGATACTGGAAGAGCATATCAACTACCACAAAGGCTTGCTGTACTTCTGGACTCACGATGAAAGCGTGCCGGAAAGGTTAAGGGAAAATATAAAAAAATGGGGCTTGGCAAAAGATGAATTTGTGGATAATGGCCACTGGCCTTACCAGATTTATGTGCGGGAAGCTCGTCGAATGGTTGGAGAGTTTGTGATGACCGACAATGAAATACTGGGGAAAAAGCCTGTTGAAAAGTCGATTGGGATGGGCTCGTATGCCATGGATTCGCACAATACCCAAAGGTACATTACCGCTGAAGGCTATGTGCAAAACGAGGGCGATTTGGGGGTAGAGCCTGGGCAGCCTTACCAAATCCACTTGGGAACAATTCTTCCTAAAAAAGAAGAATGCAAAAACTTGATCGTGCTCACAGCTATATCGAGTTCGCACATTGCTTTTGGCTCTATTCGGATGGAGCCGGTATTCATGGTGCTGGGGCAAAGTGCTGGGATGCTTGCAGGTATGGCGGTTGATGCCAACAAAGATATTCATGACATAGAATATGAGCAGTTGAGATCAAGGTTGTTGGAAGCCGAACAGGTTCTGAATTAA
- a CDS encoding DUF1961 family protein, translating to MKLRLLFWVSAVSFTFFSCSVKGQQDFESLNASSDWKLQLSDDCTSNWEENWFKDGLISKVVQDEKGMDLIAGPINRNDAHHTVLWTKDSFKGDIKIEYDYTRTDSQIVNVNILYIQAQGIGNEGRGKDITEWNEYREVPTMSKYYYNMNPLHVSYSAFPMVNEDPDNDYIRIRKYPAEEGKFGETEVPPAFFKTGLFLPGITYKITVIKTGSKLHFQVKGEGVEKLYSWDLDEKQSPKEGRIGLRHMFTRSARYRDFKVYTK from the coding sequence ATGAAATTAAGACTATTATTTTGGGTATCAGCTGTTTCATTTACTTTTTTTAGCTGTTCGGTGAAAGGGCAACAGGATTTTGAAAGCTTGAATGCTTCATCCGACTGGAAGTTGCAATTATCAGATGATTGCACGAGCAATTGGGAAGAGAACTGGTTTAAAGATGGGCTAATCTCAAAAGTGGTGCAGGATGAAAAAGGCATGGATTTAATTGCCGGACCTATCAATAGAAACGATGCGCACCATACGGTTTTGTGGACCAAAGATTCCTTCAAAGGAGATATCAAAATTGAGTATGACTACACCCGAACAGATTCGCAAATAGTGAATGTGAACATCTTGTATATACAAGCTCAAGGAATTGGGAATGAAGGTAGGGGAAAGGATATTACGGAATGGAACGAGTACAGAGAAGTGCCGACCATGAGTAAGTATTACTACAACATGAACCCGCTCCATGTTAGTTATTCGGCTTTCCCCATGGTGAACGAAGATCCTGACAATGATTACATAAGGATACGAAAATACCCCGCAGAAGAAGGCAAGTTTGGAGAAACAGAAGTGCCTCCGGCATTTTTTAAAACTGGACTTTTTTTACCAGGCATCACCTACAAAATCACGGTTATCAAAACGGGTTCGAAGCTCCACTTTCAGGTAAAGGGCGAGGGTGTGGAGAAATTATATTCTTGGGACTTAGATGAAAAACAATCACCTAAGGAAGGGCGAATCGGGTTGCGCCACATGTTTACCCGCTCAGCACGATACAGAGACTTTAAAGTTTATACAAAATAG